A region of the Conyzicola lurida genome:
CTTCGCGGACACACCGTCGTGGGGAGCTCTCGCGCTATTCGCCCTCGCCTACCTCGCCGTGCTGCTGCGATACCGCGTGACCGACGAGTGGAAGGACTTCGCCCACGACTCGAGCGTCTACCCCGACCGACCGCTGCAGCGCGGCGCGGTCACGGTGCGCACGCTCGTGCTGCTCGGAATCACCGCGCTCGTCGTCGAACTGGTCAGCGTCCTCGCCCTTGGCGGCGGGCCCGGCCTGCTCGCCTACCTGCCGTTCCTCGCGGTCTCCGCGTTGACCGCGGTCGAGTTCTTCGCCCGCGACCTGCTCGCGCGGCACTTCACCGCGAGCTTTTTGCTGCACGAGCTCGCCTACCTGCCGCTGTTCGGCTGGGCCGCGTTCGTGCTCGGCGCCCCCGCCGACGGGCAGACCGCCGCTGGCATCCTCGCCGTCTGCCTGCTGTTCGTCGTCGCCGAGATCGTGCGCAAGTTCAGCCCGCGCTTCGACACCGACGGTGTTCTCGTGCGCGACACCTATCCGGCGGTCTGGGGCAGGTCGCGGGCTATCGTGGTCATCGTGCTCTCCCTCCTCGCCGCCGCGGCCCTCGCCCTCGTGGCCGGCACGACCGCGGTCGCGCTCGGGGTGGCCGTCGCTTTCGCGGTCGCCATCGCGGTGAGCCGCCGATCCGACCGCGCAGTCATGGCGCTGGGCGGCGTGAGCGTTCCCGCGCTGGCCTTGGCGATGCTCGTATGAGCACCACGGTCCAGACCGCCCCCGCGCAGGGTGCCAAGGCCCACGGGCTCGAACAGCTGCGCTCCCGGTACGGGACCCTCGTGCCCGAGTTCGTCGTGCTGCCCTTCGCCGAGCTCGTCGCCGACTGGCCCGCGGTGCGCGATGCCGCCGAAACCCTGATAGCCGGTTACCTGGCCGGCGCGGTGGATGACGCGGAGTACGACGCCCGCGCCACCGGGCTCGCCGCGGGTCTCGTGCTCGGCGACATCCCGAACTCTCAGTGGCCCGCGGTGAGCGTTCGCACCTCGGCCCTCGCCGAAGACGGCATCGCCGACTCGTTCGCCGGCCAGTATCTGACGACGCTCGACTGCGCCCCGGCCGACGTGCCCGAGGCCGTGCGCGCGAGCGTGGCCAGCCTGTTCTCCCGGGCGGTCGTCAGCTACGCCCGCTCGAAGCGGATGACGCGGCTCGACATCGGCGGGTCCGTCGTGATCCAGCGCATGTTCCACGGCACCCGCACCGGCGTGCTCTTCAGCGAGAACGGCCGCGCCGAGATCGAGCTGGCCTTCTCCGAGGGGCCGCGCAACACCACGGTCGACGGCGAGGACGCTGAGAGCCTCGTCGTCTCGAAGCTCTCCGCGCTGCCGACGAAACTGCCCGTGCAGACCCGGCTGCTGGAGATCGCCCTCGA
Encoded here:
- a CDS encoding UbiA family prenyltransferase, whose translation is MIVYMQERFPLPLVGLMAVCFGVVNLGLFADTPSWGALALFALAYLAVLLRYRVTDEWKDFAHDSSVYPDRPLQRGAVTVRTLVLLGITALVVELVSVLALGGGPGLLAYLPFLAVSALTAVEFFARDLLARHFTASFLLHELAYLPLFGWAAFVLGAPADGQTAAGILAVCLLFVVAEIVRKFSPRFDTDGVLVRDTYPAVWGRSRAIVVIVLSLLAAAALALVAGTTAVALGVAVAFAVAIAVSRRSDRAVMALGGVSVPALALAMLV